In the Deinococcus sp. YIM 134068 genome, one interval contains:
- the vapC gene encoding type II toxin-antitoxin system tRNA(fMet)-specific endonuclease VapC: protein MSLPRLYLLDTNTCVFIMNEEPKQVRGRMVEVTEEGHTLAISSVTLHELWFGVWRSSRQSTNAKRLGNFISGLHVFPFEDSAAEKAAEVRAGLASTGKPIGPYDQLIAGHAIALKAILVTNNLSEFRRIEGLKVEDWVTKE, encoded by the coding sequence GTGAGTCTCCCCAGGCTGTATCTCCTCGACACCAACACCTGTGTTTTCATCATGAACGAGGAACCGAAACAGGTACGGGGGCGAATGGTCGAGGTGACGGAGGAGGGTCATACGCTTGCCATCTCCAGCGTCACGCTGCACGAGTTGTGGTTTGGTGTGTGGCGCAGTTCTCGACAGTCCACCAATGCCAAGCGCCTCGGTAATTTCATTTCTGGACTGCATGTCTTCCCCTTTGAGGACAGTGCCGCCGAGAAAGCTGCCGAAGTGCGGGCCGGCTTGGCGTCCACAGGAAAACCTATTGGTCCCTACGATCAATTGATTGCCGGACACGCTATAGCTCTTAAAGCCATACTTGTCACCAATAATTTAAGCGAGTTTAGGAGGATCGAGGGTCTAAAAGTGGAAGATTGGGTAACGAAGGAGTAA
- the dnaE gene encoding DNA polymerase III subunit alpha, with protein sequence MTAAETPAPHIHLPDGSCCGPRKFAHLHQHTQYSLLDGAAKLKDLLKWVKEVTPTDPACAMTDHGNMHGAVHFYNYATGMGVKPILGYEAYVVPGHGTRRDKKPGVSGEKGIFHLTLLARDFEGYQNLCRLSSRGYTEGYYYKPRIDHELLQEHHKGVIAFSGCLGSEVQQLLLQGREDEAKQRLLWYRDLFGENYFIEIQDHGLTEQRKNNPILKAWAQELGIGMVATNDGHYVKKTDATAHETLLAIQTKATLADENRFKFPCEEFYVKGLDEMQKALPVSEWGEEPFDNTARIAEMCNVELPVGKKRKYQMPALPIPEGRTMAEELRVQTYRGTVKRYPAHATEGLLRDYAQRSLEALGAEDKKRVLARVRGCDAKTCDLETLFTLLAFMGSEWEKRGKDAGEKYTKYPALEVMEAEAEAGQLPAYAHEDCRRASQKDSDTAIELDPEDGGEETTKAHHLHALVILRRAEYELSVINNMGFPDYFLIVADYINWAKDQGISVGPGRGSGAGSLVAYAIRITNLDPLEFELLFERFLNPDRISMPDFDIDFNDARRGEVIGYVQQKYGDDKVAQIATFGTMASKACLKDVARVMGLEYAKVDKVSKLIPIKFGKSYSLEQARDAVPDIQQMLEEDAQLREAYEFALKLEGLTRHASVHAAGVVIGRDQLTDLVPVMRDTSGEGMVCQYDMKAVEDIGLIKMDFLGLRTLSFLDEAKRIMRESKSIDIDFDAIPFDDARTYELMSRGDTKGVFQLEGAGIADASRRLKPRRLADIIALSALYRPGPMENIPTYVRRHHGVEEVDYVKDGFPASAQWLEKILAETYGIPVYQEQIMQIASEVAGFSLGGADLLRRAMGKKDAEEMKRQRQIFVDGAEKNGVPKEEGDKLFDLLDAFANYGFNKSHSAAYGVITYQTAWLKANYPVEFMASLLTVERRDSDKVAEYVSDARKMDVRVLPPDINRSAADFAVQGEEILFGLYAIKGLGEAAVQRILDERQRAGEFRSLADFCSRLGNKVCNRKAMESLIKSGAFDHFGERRQLTESLEDSLTWAQGAAAMANSGMDALFGMSETAPEPKLRTGIDPYTDLQRLAIEKESLGLYISGHPLEQHEGLREAASCRISDLDAWFTTQNVAPGKRVKVVLAGMIESVVKKPTKSGGMMARFILADESGQTELVAFSRAYDRIQEKLVNDTPALVIVELESEDGGLRAIAEEVVGVEQLAEVPKVMYVTIDLETASPDAVGEFQSVLDEHAGTMPTYLRLETPEQFVLYQLDHNMGSPEAIRALNTTFPWADAYLAYDQGTILSRFAPKPPAWVNKQGGRGMQA encoded by the coding sequence CCTGGGCTACGAGGCCTACGTCGTCCCCGGCCACGGCACCCGGCGCGACAAGAAGCCCGGCGTGAGCGGTGAGAAGGGCATCTTCCACCTCACGCTGCTCGCCCGCGACTTCGAGGGCTACCAGAACCTCTGCCGCCTGAGTTCGCGCGGCTACACCGAGGGCTATTACTACAAGCCCCGCATCGACCACGAGCTGCTTCAGGAGCACCACAAAGGGGTCATCGCCTTCTCCGGCTGCCTCGGCTCGGAGGTGCAGCAGCTCCTGTTGCAGGGGCGCGAGGACGAGGCGAAGCAGCGGTTGCTGTGGTACCGCGACCTGTTCGGCGAGAACTACTTCATCGAGATTCAGGACCACGGGCTGACCGAGCAGCGCAAGAACAACCCCATCCTCAAGGCGTGGGCGCAGGAACTCGGCATCGGCATGGTGGCGACGAACGACGGTCACTATGTCAAGAAGACGGACGCCACCGCCCACGAGACGCTGCTCGCCATCCAGACGAAGGCCACCCTCGCCGACGAGAACCGCTTCAAGTTCCCCTGCGAGGAGTTCTATGTGAAGGGCCTGGACGAGATGCAGAAAGCCCTGCCTGTGTCCGAGTGGGGCGAGGAGCCGTTCGACAACACGGCACGCATCGCCGAGATGTGCAACGTCGAACTCCCGGTGGGGAAGAAGCGCAAGTACCAGATGCCCGCCCTGCCCATCCCCGAGGGCCGCACGATGGCCGAGGAACTGCGGGTGCAGACATACCGGGGCACGGTGAAGCGGTATCCGGCGCACGCGACGGAGGGGCTGCTGCGCGACTATGCCCAGCGGTCGCTGGAGGCGCTGGGGGCGGAGGATAAAAAGCGCGTCCTCGCCCGCGTGAGGGGTTGCGACGCCAAGACTTGCGACCTCGAAACGTTGTTTACGCTGCTTGCCTTCATGGGGTCGGAGTGGGAGAAGCGCGGCAAGGACGCGGGGGAGAAGTACACGAAGTACCCAGCGTTGGAAGTGATGGAGGCGGAGGCTGAGGCGGGCCAGCTTCCCGCCTACGCCCACGAGGACTGCCGCCGCGCCAGTCAGAAGGACAGCGACACGGCCATCGAACTCGACCCGGAGGACGGGGGAGAGGAGACGACGAAGGCGCACCACCTCCACGCCCTCGTCATCCTGCGCCGCGCCGAGTACGAGCTGTCGGTCATCAACAACATGGGCTTCCCCGACTACTTCCTGATCGTCGCCGATTACATCAACTGGGCGAAGGATCAGGGCATCTCGGTCGGGCCAGGGCGTGGGTCGGGCGCGGGGTCGCTCGTCGCCTACGCCATCCGCATCACCAACCTCGACCCGCTGGAGTTCGAGCTGCTGTTCGAACGCTTCCTCAATCCCGACCGCATCTCCATGCCCGACTTCGACATCGACTTCAACGATGCCCGGCGCGGCGAGGTCATCGGGTACGTCCAGCAGAAGTACGGGGACGACAAGGTGGCCCAGATTGCCACCTTCGGGACGATGGCAAGCAAGGCGTGTCTCAAGGACGTGGCGCGTGTAATGGGCCTGGAGTACGCCAAAGTTGATAAGGTCTCCAAACTTATCCCTATCAAGTTCGGCAAGTCGTACTCGCTGGAGCAGGCACGTGACGCGGTGCCGGATATTCAGCAGATGCTCGAAGAGGACGCGCAGCTCAGGGAGGCCTACGAGTTCGCCCTGAAGCTGGAGGGTCTGACCCGCCACGCCTCCGTCCACGCGGCGGGCGTCGTGATCGGTCGGGACCAGCTCACCGACCTCGTGCCCGTGATGCGCGACACGTCGGGCGAGGGCATGGTCTGTCAGTACGACATGAAGGCCGTGGAGGACATCGGCCTGATCAAGATGGACTTCCTGGGGCTGCGAACCCTGTCCTTCCTCGACGAGGCGAAACGAATCATGCGCGAGTCGAAAAGTATCGACATCGACTTCGACGCGATCCCCTTCGACGACGCCAGAACCTACGAGCTGATGAGCCGGGGCGACACGAAGGGCGTCTTCCAGCTTGAGGGCGCGGGCATTGCCGACGCCTCCCGCCGCCTCAAGCCCCGCCGCCTCGCCGACATCATCGCCCTCTCGGCGCTCTACCGCCCCGGCCCGATGGAGAACATCCCCACCTACGTCCGCCGCCACCACGGGGTCGAGGAGGTGGATTACGTCAAGGACGGCTTTCCCGCCTCCGCACAGTGGTTGGAGAAGATTCTGGCCGAGACGTACGGCATCCCCGTCTATCAGGAACAGATCATGCAGATCGCTTCGGAGGTCGCGGGATTCTCGCTCGGCGGCGCAGATTTGCTTCGTCGCGCGATGGGCAAGAAGGACGCTGAGGAGATGAAGCGTCAGCGGCAAATCTTTGTTGATGGGGCAGAGAAGAATGGCGTTCCAAAAGAAGAAGGTGATAAGTTATTCGATTTGTTGGATGCTTTTGCTAATTACGGATTCAATAAGAGTCACAGCGCCGCATATGGAGTCATTACTTATCAAACCGCCTGGCTCAAAGCCAATTACCCCGTCGAATTCATGGCGTCTCTTCTCACCGTCGAGCGCCGCGATTCCGACAAGGTGGCCGAGTACGTCAGTGACGCCCGGAAGATGGACGTGCGCGTGCTGCCGCCCGACATCAACCGTTCCGCCGCCGACTTCGCGGTGCAGGGCGAGGAAATTCTGTTCGGGCTGTACGCGATCAAGGGGCTGGGTGAGGCCGCCGTGCAAAGGATTCTGGATGAGCGCCAGCGGGCCGGGGAGTTCCGGTCGCTCGCCGACTTCTGCTCCCGGCTCGGCAACAAGGTCTGCAACCGCAAGGCGATGGAAAGCCTGATCAAGTCCGGGGCCTTCGACCACTTCGGGGAACGCAGGCAACTCACCGAGAGCCTGGAAGACTCCCTGACCTGGGCGCAGGGGGCCGCCGCGATGGCGAACAGCGGTATGGACGCCCTCTTCGGCATGAGCGAGACGGCACCCGAGCCGAAGCTCCGCACGGGAATTGACCCCTACACCGACCTCCAGCGCCTCGCCATCGAGAAGGAGTCGCTGGGCCTCTATATCTCCGGGCACCCGCTGGAGCAGCACGAGGGACTGCGTGAGGCCGCCAGTTGCCGCATCTCCGACCTCGACGCCTGGTTCACCACCCAGAACGTCGCGCCCGGCAAGCGGGTGAAGGTCGTCCTCGCGGGCATGATCGAGAGCGTGGTCAAGAAGCCCACGAAGTCGGGCGGCATGATGGCCCGCTTCATCCTCGCCGACGAGTCGGGGCAGACAGAACTCGTCGCCTTCTCCCGCGCCTACGACCGCATTCAGGAGAAGCTGGTCAACGACACGCCCGCCCTCGTCATCGTCGAACTCGAATCGGAGGACGGCGGCCTGCGCGCCATCGCCGAGGAGGTCGTGGGCGTCGAGCAACTGGCCGAGGTCCCGAAGGTCATGTACGTGACCATCGACCTGGAGACCGCCAGCCCCGACGCCGTGGGCGAGTTTCAGAGCGTGCTGGACGAACACGCGGGCACCATGCCCACCTACCTGCGGCTGGAGACGCCCGAGCAGTTCGTCCTCTACCAGCTCGATCACAACATGGGCAGCCCCGAGGCCATCCGCGCCCTGAATACCACGTTCCCGTGGGCTGACGCCTACCTCGCCTACGACCAGGGCACCATCCTCAGCCGCTTCGCGCCCAAGCCGCCCGCGTGGGTGAATAAGCAGGGGGGACGGGGGATGCAGGCTTGA